The following are encoded together in the Methanosarcina flavescens genome:
- a CDS encoding ABC transporter permease translates to MIKNFVTSGNARIISLAQALNIDRNNRINRVVISTAGAFSRFSTEGKIGILGIICIILIAVFAPMITIYPPQKITGDSLEPPGPGHILGTDELGMDIWSQICYGARISLTIGLAVAFAAGFGGGAIGILAGYIGGHVDQALMRVIDVTMALPSFPLLIVISAFLGPNILNVIIVLVLFSWAKPARIARSQTLSLKKSNYIIAARNYGAKPFYLLWRHIFPEVMPVLFVLVIGIASHAIIAETGLAFLGLGDPTSKSWGMMLNHATGFRSIYFTPYWQWWLLPPLFMLIFLLLCLAFISRDMERILDPKLKIKKGF, encoded by the coding sequence ATGATAAAGAATTTTGTTACTTCTGGAAATGCCAGAATAATTTCGCTTGCTCAGGCGTTAAATATTGACAGAAATAACAGAATTAACAGAGTAGTCATCAGTACAGCTGGGGCATTCTCCAGATTCAGCACTGAAGGTAAAATTGGTATCCTTGGAATAATCTGTATCATTCTAATTGCAGTTTTTGCTCCCATGATTACAATTTATCCTCCTCAGAAAATCACAGGTGATTCACTCGAACCTCCCGGTCCGGGACACATACTCGGAACTGATGAACTGGGTATGGATATCTGGTCGCAGATATGTTACGGTGCGAGAATAAGCCTGACAATAGGTCTTGCAGTGGCTTTTGCGGCAGGCTTTGGTGGGGGAGCTATTGGAATACTTGCAGGATATATTGGAGGGCACGTTGACCAGGCACTGATGAGGGTAATTGATGTGACAATGGCTCTTCCAAGCTTTCCTCTTCTGATTGTAATATCTGCTTTTCTTGGACCGAATATCCTTAATGTAATTATTGTACTTGTCCTGTTCAGCTGGGCAAAACCCGCACGTATTGCACGTTCCCAGACGCTGTCGTTAAAAAAGAGCAACTATATTATTGCAGCTAGGAATTACGGTGCAAAACCGTTTTACCTTCTCTGGAGGCATATATTTCCTGAAGTTATGCCTGTTCTCTTTGTTCTTGTCATCGGTATAGCCTCACATGCAATCATAGCCGAAACAGGGCTTGCTTTTCTGGGACTGGGAGATCCTACTTCCAAGAGCTGGGGAATGATGCTCAATCATGCAACCGGTTTCAGGTCAATATATTTTACGCCTTACTGGCAGTGGTGGCTATTGCCTCCGTTGTTCATGCTTATTTTTCTCCTGCTCTGTCTTGCGTTCATAAGCAGGGATATGGAAAGGATACTTGACCCCAAACTAAAAATAAAGAAAGGTTTCTGA
- a CDS encoding ABC transporter permease produces the protein MADNRVVKGADDLMEKDRNSFILRLLSTLFVILAINFFLPRVMPGDPFTTISADEIGEEIIVMTEEQRLYYLNYYGLDRPLHEQFLAYMKNLMTGNLGRSIYYKMPVSDVIMLHLPWTILIVASATVISTVLGVFLGTLSAKNRKNGSDRIMMTCMIAFAEIPPFLLGLILLLVFSVHLRLFPLAGAVTPFADYNAPLEQAWDIMYHAFLPVVTLSLTQLTGVYLLTRNTLITVTTKDYIRTARAKGLGEKTVWIRHALRNALLPVVTRTGFMVGIMIGGVVLVENVFSYPGIGMTLRSAVICRDYPLIQGILLVTAVSILVCNLLVDKIYGKLDPRVAT, from the coding sequence ATGGCAGATAATCGGGTGGTAAAGGGGGCAGATGATTTGATGGAAAAGGATAGGAATTCGTTTATTTTGAGGTTGTTATCTACTCTTTTTGTAATTCTTGCCATCAATTTTTTCCTTCCTAGAGTCATGCCCGGAGATCCGTTCACAACCATTTCTGCAGATGAGATAGGGGAAGAGATTATTGTAATGACCGAGGAACAGCGTCTTTATTACCTGAACTATTACGGACTTGATAGGCCTTTGCATGAACAGTTTTTAGCATATATGAAAAACCTGATGACTGGAAATTTGGGAAGGAGCATTTATTACAAAATGCCGGTCAGTGATGTAATAATGCTCCATCTTCCCTGGACTATATTAATTGTCGCGAGCGCTACAGTAATCAGTACAGTCTTAGGTGTGTTTCTCGGAACACTTTCGGCTAAGAACAGAAAAAACGGGAGTGACAGAATTATGATGACGTGTATGATCGCCTTTGCAGAAATTCCCCCGTTTCTGCTTGGCCTTATCCTTCTTCTGGTTTTCAGTGTACATTTAAGGCTTTTTCCTCTTGCTGGTGCTGTCACTCCTTTTGCGGACTATAATGCTCCGCTAGAACAGGCATGGGACATAATGTACCACGCTTTTCTGCCTGTTGTGACCCTGTCACTTACGCAGCTGACCGGGGTTTACCTGCTCACCAGAAATACGCTGATTACAGTGACCACGAAGGATTATATCAGGACTGCCCGTGCAAAAGGACTGGGTGAAAAAACCGTATGGATACGGCATGCACTCAGAAATGCGCTGCTTCCGGTAGTGACAAGAACGGGCTTTATGGTAGGAATAATGATTGGGGGAGTTGTGCTCGTCGAGAATGTTTTTTCTTATCCTGGCATAGGGATGACGCTCCGAAGTGCTGTAATCTGCCGGGATTATCCTCTTATTCAGGGCATTCTCCTGGTAACTGCAGTCTCCATACTTGTCTGCAACCTGCTGGTTGACAAAATATATGGGAAACTTGATCCGAGAGTTGCGACATGA
- a CDS encoding restriction endonuclease subunit S gives MSPWPAIELGKVAEIAAGGSAPQDPDDFSKVGIPFVRAGSLKPLIEGAIVESSLELLSEDVAKKHRLRLFPAGSVLFAKSGMSATKGLVYRLTSPAYVVNHLAAVIAGPNLDSGYLRHCLQVFSPTCLIQDEAYPSIRLSDITLMKIPLPPLDEQKKIADILDRAEALRAKRRAALAQLDELVQSIFIEMFGDPMKNPRGFNVVKLSEVSEVSSGLTLNSQRRSKKENLFPYLRVANVFRNKLDLSEIKYIHISDSETNKYMLKKDDVLIVEGHGNIEEIGRTAVWKGEIANCAHQNHIIKVRLDENYMRPYFASYFLNLYGNKGYFYYKSRTTSGLNTISTNKVRDVEIFLPPIDTQLMFEKIVLEIERRQQSQQQSLLEINNLFDALLHEAFTGKLFSNQFFDRKIEKGVKI, from the coding sequence TTGAGTCCTTGGCCAGCAATAGAACTTGGTAAAGTTGCAGAAATTGCTGCAGGAGGAAGTGCACCGCAAGACCCTGATGACTTTAGTAAAGTTGGCATCCCATTTGTGCGTGCTGGAAGCCTGAAACCATTGATAGAAGGAGCAATAGTAGAATCATCATTGGAGCTTTTGAGCGAAGATGTAGCTAAAAAGCATCGATTACGCTTATTTCCTGCAGGAAGTGTTTTATTCGCAAAGAGCGGGATGTCAGCTACAAAAGGCCTTGTATATCGGCTTACCTCGCCTGCCTATGTTGTGAATCATCTTGCAGCCGTAATAGCCGGACCAAATCTAGATTCAGGTTATTTACGCCATTGCCTGCAAGTCTTTTCACCAACTTGTCTCATTCAAGATGAGGCCTATCCTTCGATTAGGCTAAGTGACATCACATTGATGAAAATCCCTCTTCCTCCCTTAGATGAACAGAAGAAAATCGCAGATATTCTAGACCGTGCGGAGGCTCTGCGAGCCAAGCGCAGAGCTGCGCTCGCTCAGCTCGATGAGTTAGTTCAATCCATTTTTATAGAAATGTTTGGGGATCCAATGAAAAATCCAAGAGGTTTTAATGTTGTGAAATTAAGCGAGGTTAGTGAAGTAAGTAGTGGATTGACTTTAAACAGCCAAAGAAGAAGTAAAAAAGAAAATCTATTCCCATATCTACGTGTAGCTAATGTTTTTCGTAACAAATTGGATTTGAGTGAGATAAAGTATATCCACATCTCTGATTCTGAAACTAATAAATATATGCTGAAAAAAGACGATGTTCTCATTGTCGAAGGACATGGAAATATTGAAGAGATAGGTAGAACTGCTGTATGGAAAGGAGAAATTGCTAATTGTGCTCATCAAAATCATATAATTAAAGTTCGGCTTGATGAAAACTATATGAGACCATATTTTGCATCTTATTTTTTGAATTTGTATGGTAATAAAGGATATTTTTACTATAAAAGTAGAACAACTAGTGGCCTCAATACAATAAGTACGAACAAAGTCAGAGATGTAGAAATTTTTCTACCACCTATTGATACACAATTGATGTTTGAAAAAATTGTATTAGAAATAGAAAGAAGGCAACAATCTCAACAGCAGTCCCTCTTAGAAATCAATAATCTCTTTGATGCACTATTGCATGAAGCCTTTACTGGAAAACTGTTTTCAAATCAATTTTTTGACCGGAAAATAGAGAAAGGAGTAAAGATATGA
- a CDS encoding ABC transporter substrate-binding protein, with amino-acid sequence MDRKRLLVLFSVLLIGLSLMTAGCTDQDSAQAGELAEIENTAEGSQAVDVVNLSGGDCGYPQPFTIYPRGPGSSKVRMIFDSLLERDESGMIPWLAESWDVSPDGTEYTFHLREGVVWSDGEPFTADDVKFTFDYEQEHVPISGGIEPGIVDSVQVLDPNTVKFVLSQPTSTFLYKLTSFKIIPEHIYKNISDPVSFLDSKAVTGTGPFLLDEYNKEHGTYRFVANEKFWGPEVAVKSVEFIPVSDSLIAFEQGKIDFASISPDTLDRFKSDPDIRIVQQPAFWGYQFYFNMKKCPELNDRRIRQAFAYAIDRDELVEKIARGAGKAGKMGILPEDHIWYNPDQPEYGYNPDKASALLEEAGWSDTDGDGIRDKDGEKLSYILSLSSGEIRIGGLIKERLSEVGIDVQVKSLESKSRDANLKNGDFELLISGFGGWGQDADYLRTRYCDTDSQSSNSVSSGAAVYGYHNDTLNSLGALELQESDNNKRKEIICEMQALLANDVPAIPLYYTTSYDAWRISKYDGWMNMYDHHARTHSILSYLERDGIAEKR; translated from the coding sequence ATGGATAGAAAAAGGTTACTGGTGTTATTTTCTGTTCTCCTGATAGGCTTGAGCTTAATGACTGCGGGCTGTACTGATCAGGACAGTGCTCAGGCAGGAGAACTGGCTGAGATTGAGAATACTGCTGAAGGGTCACAGGCTGTGGATGTTGTTAATCTGAGCGGCGGGGATTGTGGGTATCCTCAGCCGTTTACGATATATCCGAGGGGACCGGGGTCGTCAAAGGTCAGGATGATCTTTGACAGTCTCCTTGAGAGGGATGAAAGCGGTATGATTCCCTGGCTGGCTGAAAGCTGGGATGTCAGCCCGGATGGGACCGAATATACATTCCATCTCCGTGAAGGGGTTGTGTGGAGTGACGGAGAGCCTTTTACGGCAGATGATGTTAAGTTTACTTTTGATTATGAGCAGGAGCATGTGCCTATCTCGGGCGGAATTGAGCCGGGTATTGTAGATAGTGTCCAGGTCTTGGACCCCAACACTGTCAAATTCGTACTGAGCCAGCCTACTTCTACATTCCTTTACAAGCTCACGAGCTTTAAAATAATACCTGAGCATATCTACAAAAATATCTCAGATCCGGTTAGTTTCCTTGACTCAAAGGCGGTCACGGGGACTGGTCCGTTTCTTCTTGACGAGTACAACAAAGAACATGGGACGTATCGCTTTGTGGCAAACGAGAAATTCTGGGGGCCTGAAGTTGCCGTTAAGTCCGTCGAGTTTATTCCGGTCAGCGACTCGTTAATAGCTTTTGAGCAGGGCAAAATCGATTTTGCAAGCATATCCCCTGACACTCTTGATAGGTTCAAATCCGATCCTGATATAAGAATAGTCCAGCAGCCGGCCTTCTGGGGTTACCAGTTCTATTTCAACATGAAAAAATGCCCGGAACTCAATGACCGCAGAATAAGGCAAGCTTTTGCTTATGCCATTGACCGTGACGAACTGGTGGAAAAGATTGCAAGAGGTGCAGGAAAAGCCGGCAAGATGGGCATACTCCCTGAAGACCATATCTGGTATAACCCTGACCAGCCTGAGTATGGCTACAATCCGGATAAAGCCAGTGCACTGCTTGAAGAAGCCGGATGGAGTGATACGGATGGGGATGGAATACGTGATAAGGACGGGGAAAAACTGTCATACATATTATCTCTCAGCAGTGGCGAAATCCGTATTGGTGGACTTATAAAAGAGAGGCTGAGTGAGGTGGGAATCGACGTCCAGGTGAAATCCCTTGAGAGCAAGTCCAGAGATGCCAATCTAAAGAACGGAGACTTTGAGCTTCTTATCAGCGGTTTTGGGGGCTGGGGACAGGATGCAGATTATCTTCGCACAAGGTATTGTGACACAGATTCACAGTCATCAAATAGTGTGTCATCCGGTGCAGCAGTATATGGTTACCACAATGATACCCTGAACTCGCTTGGTGCCCTGGAGCTGCAAGAATCTGACAATAATAAGCGGAAAGAAATAATATGCGAGATGCAAGCCCTGCTTGCTAATGATGTGCCTGCAATACCGCTCTATTATACAACGTCATACGATGCCTGGAGAATCTCAAAATATGACGGCTGGATGAATATGTACGACCATCATGCAAGAACACACAGCATTCTTTCGTATCTTGAGAGGGATGGGATTGCAGAAAAAAGATGA
- a CDS encoding class I SAM-dependent methyltransferase: MGLQKKDDINNLLECWKKATDNVLIQDEGRMAEFWNKRSVNYANNIEKDNRKKRTDEILEFLKESGFNPEGSRVLDIGCGPGTLSLPLSKLGAEVTALDISSGMLNRLKDAVKEESLPIDIIECSWWTADIDLLGFRNEYDLVIASMTPAIRDIEDFDTMMACSKNLCYYSNFLRRDEDRAYREIRSSILGEKSENTMNGIIYPFMYLYLSGYSPSLRISHSKWKEELTWKEAADQAIEFIGRGRDFDNETKKRIMDYYKNASPDGIYRSESDVYTGMMVWKVNGR; encoded by the coding sequence ATGGGATTGCAGAAAAAAGATGATATTAATAACCTGCTTGAATGCTGGAAAAAAGCCACGGATAATGTGTTGATCCAGGATGAGGGCAGGATGGCGGAGTTCTGGAACAAACGTTCTGTGAATTATGCCAATAACATTGAAAAAGACAATAGAAAAAAGAGAACTGATGAGATCCTCGAATTTCTTAAAGAATCCGGTTTTAATCCTGAAGGATCCAGAGTTCTTGATATCGGATGCGGGCCAGGAACACTTTCTCTTCCTCTCTCAAAGCTTGGAGCAGAAGTTACTGCACTTGACATATCTTCCGGAATGCTTAACAGACTAAAAGATGCTGTAAAAGAAGAATCTCTTCCGATAGATATCATTGAATGCTCCTGGTGGACAGCAGACATAGATCTCCTTGGATTCAGGAACGAATATGACCTTGTAATTGCCTCCATGACTCCCGCGATAAGGGATATTGAAGACTTTGATACTATGATGGCATGTTCAAAAAATCTCTGTTATTACAGCAACTTCCTGAGAAGAGATGAGGACAGGGCGTATCGTGAGATCCGGAGTTCGATACTCGGTGAAAAATCCGAGAATACTATGAACGGCATAATTTATCCATTCATGTATCTTTACCTCTCAGGCTACAGTCCCTCGCTCAGGATCAGCCATTCCAAATGGAAGGAAGAATTGACCTGGAAAGAAGCAGCAGATCAGGCAATAGAATTTATTGGGCGGGGGAGGGATTTTGATAATGAAACAAAGAAAAGAATAATGGATTATTATAAAAATGCCTCTCCAGATGGAATCTACCGTTCCGAGTCGGACGTATACACAGGTATGATGGTATGGAAAGTTAATGGCAGATAA
- a CDS encoding DEAD/DEAH box helicase family protein, whose protein sequence is MTNFAFLEAEWPFLYEAAEKAENAVYPDPRAACFYARRALELAVQWVYKYDYTLLLPYQENLSALIHEPTFKKAAGEAVFNKARVIIQLGNQAVHSNSPIKEYDSVTAVSELFHITYWLARTYGRQGNPEDGLSFNPEELPKTTIPKQTIEQLQKLEESLREKDEKLSELLADKSAMDEELKRLRVEVAKAKEASTLLPDTHDYSEAETRNYFIDLLLKEAGWSLDKDKDEEFEVSGMPNESGIGYVDYVLWGDDGKPLALVEAKRTTKDPRVGQQQAKLYADCLENQFGQRPVIFYSNGYDHWIWDDSMYPPRQVQGFYKKAELELLIQRRRSRKSLSEVDVNSKIADRYYQIRAIRRIGESFEKDNDRKALVVMATGAGKTRTVIALCDLLMRCNWVKRVLFLADRVALVNQAVNAFKRHLPDSSPVNLVTEKDIEGRVFVSTYPTMMKQIEEMNNGQRRFGVGHFDLVIIDEAHRSVFKKYRAIFDYFDSLLVGLTATPKNEIERNTFSLFDLEPGVPTDAYQLEEAVEDGFLVPPKAVSVPLKFQRQGINYDDLSDEDKEQWESLDWGDEDGEIPDRVEAEAINKWLFNKDTVDKVLEHLMERGLKVAGGDRLGKTIIFAKNQAHAEYIAERFNANYPHFKGEFARVITFKTEYAQSLINNFSIKEKSPHIAISVDMLDTGIDVPEIVNLVFFKLVRSRTKFWQMIGRGTRLCPDLFGPGKDKKFFYLFDYCQNLEFFNQNTETTEGSLGDSLSTRLFKSRLELLSELDKRLEAEIKGGAETPERYGEPKTEAEVRFLIAETLHNEITSMNLDNFIVRPKRQLVEKYSKPEAWIKLSSEDLSELSHEVASLPSELQPEAEEAKRFDLLILNLQLALLRAEPGFERLRDKVRNIAGLLEEKSTIPMVRDQMALILDVQTDEWWENVTTPMLETLRRRLRDLVKLIDKHQRTPIFTDFEDEMGSEINVELPGFSSAGDFEKFRAKTRAFLLEHQDNTVIYKLRMNIALTSSDLDELERILSESGVGRKEDIARAKEVSHGLGLFVRSLVGLDREAAKQSLATFLSGKTLNANQIEFINLIINHLTEHGIIDIALLYESPFTDITPHGPDGLFTSAQVDELIGVLEQITATALVSSGQQQITA, encoded by the coding sequence ATGACCAATTTTGCCTTTCTCGAAGCCGAATGGCCTTTTTTGTATGAGGCAGCCGAAAAAGCTGAAAATGCGGTTTATCCTGACCCGCGCGCTGCCTGTTTTTATGCTCGCAGGGCGCTGGAGCTGGCTGTGCAGTGGGTGTATAAGTATGATTATACTCTGCTTCTGCCGTATCAGGAGAATTTGAGTGCTCTTATTCATGAGCCTACGTTCAAGAAGGCTGCGGGAGAGGCGGTTTTTAACAAGGCACGGGTGATTATCCAGCTTGGGAATCAGGCTGTGCATAGTAACAGTCCTATCAAGGAATATGATTCAGTAACAGCCGTGAGTGAGCTTTTCCATATAACCTACTGGCTGGCACGCACTTATGGCAGGCAGGGGAATCCTGAAGATGGACTGAGCTTTAACCCCGAGGAATTGCCCAAAACAACTATCCCGAAGCAGACAATAGAGCAGTTGCAGAAACTTGAAGAGAGCCTGCGCGAAAAGGATGAAAAACTTTCTGAGCTTCTGGCTGACAAATCCGCAATGGACGAAGAACTCAAACGTCTGCGGGTTGAGGTTGCAAAGGCAAAGGAAGCTTCAACTTTACTGCCGGACACGCACGATTATTCCGAAGCTGAGACCCGAAACTACTTCATTGATCTCCTGCTTAAAGAAGCCGGCTGGTCTCTGGATAAGGATAAGGATGAGGAATTTGAAGTCTCAGGCATGCCGAACGAAAGCGGAATCGGTTATGTAGATTATGTGCTCTGGGGGGATGACGGGAAGCCCCTTGCTCTGGTGGAAGCAAAACGCACCACAAAAGACCCGCGGGTAGGTCAACAACAGGCAAAGCTTTATGCCGACTGCCTGGAAAACCAATTCGGGCAGAGACCAGTGATCTTCTATTCAAACGGGTACGATCACTGGATCTGGGATGATTCCATGTATCCACCTAGGCAGGTTCAGGGATTCTACAAAAAAGCTGAACTGGAACTGTTAATCCAGCGTCGTAGGAGCCGCAAATCTCTCTCAGAAGTCGATGTTAACTCAAAAATTGCCGATCGCTACTATCAAATCCGTGCTATCCGTCGGATTGGAGAATCCTTTGAAAAGGACAATGACCGGAAAGCTCTGGTAGTAATGGCAACAGGTGCAGGAAAGACCCGAACCGTAATTGCACTCTGTGACCTTCTTATGCGCTGCAACTGGGTAAAACGTGTGCTTTTCCTTGCTGACAGGGTAGCTCTTGTCAATCAGGCGGTAAACGCCTTCAAGCGGCACCTTCCCGACTCATCACCTGTGAACCTTGTAACTGAAAAAGATATAGAAGGGAGAGTTTTTGTTTCGACCTATCCTACAATGATGAAACAGATAGAAGAGATGAACAATGGACAGCGCCGGTTCGGAGTAGGACACTTTGACCTCGTGATTATCGATGAGGCGCATCGTTCGGTCTTTAAAAAATACAGGGCTATTTTCGACTACTTTGATTCTCTCCTTGTGGGTCTTACAGCAACCCCCAAAAATGAAATTGAACGCAATACTTTCAGCCTCTTTGACCTTGAACCCGGAGTCCCTACCGATGCCTACCAGCTCGAAGAAGCTGTAGAAGACGGTTTCCTGGTTCCCCCAAAAGCAGTTTCAGTACCCCTTAAATTCCAGCGCCAGGGGATCAATTACGATGACCTTTCCGATGAAGATAAAGAGCAGTGGGAATCTCTGGATTGGGGGGATGAGGACGGCGAAATTCCTGACCGTGTAGAAGCCGAAGCCATCAACAAATGGCTGTTCAATAAAGATACCGTAGACAAAGTGCTGGAGCACCTGATGGAGCGGGGGTTAAAAGTCGCTGGCGGTGACCGTCTGGGCAAAACTATTATTTTTGCCAAAAACCAGGCTCATGCTGAATATATTGCCGAACGGTTCAATGCAAATTATCCGCATTTCAAGGGCGAGTTTGCCCGAGTTATCACTTTTAAGACTGAATATGCCCAGAGCCTTATAAACAACTTCTCTATCAAGGAAAAATCTCCCCACATTGCTATCTCTGTGGACATGCTTGATACCGGAATCGATGTACCGGAGATAGTGAATCTAGTTTTCTTCAAACTGGTGCGTTCCAGGACAAAGTTCTGGCAGATGATAGGGCGCGGTACAAGGCTATGTCCTGACCTTTTTGGGCCGGGAAAAGATAAAAAATTCTTTTATCTTTTCGATTATTGCCAGAACCTTGAGTTCTTCAACCAGAATACTGAGACCACTGAAGGTTCACTAGGAGATTCCCTCAGTACGCGCCTGTTCAAATCGCGGCTTGAGTTACTTTCCGAGCTGGACAAGAGACTAGAAGCTGAAATTAAAGGCGGTGCTGAGACCCCGGAGAGATATGGTGAACCGAAAACAGAAGCTGAAGTCCGCTTCCTGATTGCTGAAACTCTGCATAATGAGATTACCTCGATGAATCTGGATAACTTTATAGTGCGTCCCAAGCGGCAGCTTGTCGAGAAATACTCAAAGCCAGAAGCCTGGATAAAGCTATCCAGCGAAGACCTCTCCGAGCTTTCCCATGAAGTTGCGAGTCTGCCTTCGGAATTACAACCTGAAGCAGAAGAGGCAAAGCGTTTTGATCTTCTTATCCTGAACCTGCAGCTTGCTTTGCTGCGTGCCGAACCTGGTTTTGAGCGCCTGCGTGATAAGGTGAGAAATATTGCCGGTCTTCTGGAAGAAAAGTCCACTATCCCGATGGTACGTGACCAGATGGCTTTAATTCTAGACGTGCAGACCGACGAATGGTGGGAGAATGTAACAACTCCCATGCTGGAAACTCTTAGGCGGCGTCTCCGTGACCTGGTAAAACTGATAGACAAACACCAGAGAACGCCGATTTTTACCGATTTTGAAGATGAAATGGGTAGCGAAATTAATGTGGAATTACCTGGCTTTTCTTCTGCCGGAGATTTCGAGAAGTTTCGTGCCAAAACTCGTGCTTTTCTACTGGAGCACCAGGATAATACCGTCATTTATAAGCTTCGGATGAATATAGCATTGACATCATCTGACCTTGACGAATTGGAGAGAATACTTTCTGAAAGCGGGGTGGGCAGGAAGGAAGATATCGCTCGTGCTAAAGAAGTATCTCACGGTCTGGGGTTGTTCGTTCGCTCACTTGTAGGATTGGACCGAGAGGCTGCGAAACAATCTCTAGCTACTTTTCTATCGGGCAAAACCCTAAATGCAAATCAGATAGAGTTCATAAACCTGATAATTAACCACCTTACCGAACATGGAATAATAGATATTGCATTGCTTTACGAATCACCCTTTACTGATATCACTCCACACGGTCCTGACGGGCTTTTTACCTCGGCTCAGGTGGATGAACTAATAGGAGTTCTGGAACAGATCACAGCAACAGCACTGGTGTCCTCCGGTCAGCAACAGATTACTGCTTAA
- a CDS encoding dipeptide ABC transporter ATP-binding protein: protein MSLLKVNDLKCSYLTDTNTVKAVDGISFEIGEGEILGIVGESGSGKTTVALGIMGLLPENTAISGEILYRDDVISSLPESEMDRLRWKDIAIVFQNSLEVLNPVMKVGVQVIEPMTKHLGISPEKARIKCADLFRTVGLDPKWMDLYPHQLSGGMRQRVLLVMALSCDPKVLILDEVTSALDAFTRKDIRDLLLDLQKQNGYTMLIISHDITFVSSLASRIIVMYSGKVVETGSVRDILVSPRHPYTRGLVHSTPDIFVYKDLWGIPGDVPAGDEFKGCPFSPRCTQKIDICSRVSPVLMPAGGGREIACHRGGIANLLEARNLSFNYRLPDGRCIQAVDNVSLEVREGEVLAIVGQTGSGKSTLAHLLANVIKPEYGEVLFMGGDVRVGNYGNRVNGIQIVFQDPFSSTSNRFTVHDAVKEPLYINKIGSNGDRQRMVKNALELVRLPITDNFLRKYCGELSGGQRQRVALARAMVMEPKLLIADEITSALDASTSANILRLLKELQNRRGFAMIYISHNLSLTLKIADRIAVMNSGKIVELGNSHEIMLSPSDEYTKRLVGSRIGLCCHNH from the coding sequence ATGAGTCTGCTTAAAGTCAATGACCTTAAATGCAGCTACCTGACTGACACTAACACTGTCAAGGCTGTTGACGGCATTTCTTTTGAGATTGGAGAAGGAGAAATCCTGGGCATTGTCGGAGAATCCGGAAGCGGCAAGACTACTGTTGCACTTGGGATCATGGGGCTTTTGCCGGAAAATACAGCCATTTCTGGCGAAATTCTTTACCGGGATGATGTAATCTCTTCCTTGCCCGAATCCGAAATGGACAGGTTGAGATGGAAAGATATAGCAATTGTTTTTCAAAACAGCCTTGAAGTGTTGAACCCTGTTATGAAAGTTGGCGTTCAGGTAATAGAACCTATGACAAAACATCTTGGTATTAGCCCTGAAAAAGCACGGATAAAATGTGCTGACCTGTTCCGAACTGTCGGCCTTGACCCTAAGTGGATGGATTTGTATCCGCATCAGCTCTCTGGAGGCATGAGGCAAAGGGTTCTCTTAGTAATGGCTCTTTCATGCGATCCTAAAGTACTGATCCTCGATGAAGTTACTTCTGCACTTGATGCCTTTACCCGAAAGGATATCAGGGACCTTCTGCTTGACCTTCAGAAGCAGAACGGGTATACAATGTTAATAATCTCTCACGATATCACTTTTGTATCTTCTCTTGCATCCAGAATAATAGTAATGTATTCTGGAAAGGTTGTGGAAACAGGCTCTGTAAGGGATATTCTAGTATCTCCCCGTCATCCCTATACAAGGGGTCTTGTTCACTCGACGCCGGATATTTTCGTTTATAAAGACTTGTGGGGAATCCCCGGGGATGTTCCGGCAGGGGATGAATTTAAGGGCTGCCCCTTCAGCCCGAGATGCACACAGAAAATCGACATATGCAGCAGGGTTTCCCCAGTCCTGATGCCAGCAGGAGGCGGACGGGAAATTGCATGCCATAGAGGTGGCATAGCAAACCTTCTGGAAGCAAGAAACCTGAGCTTCAATTATCGCCTGCCTGATGGAAGATGTATTCAGGCAGTAGATAATGTTAGTCTGGAAGTGAGGGAAGGGGAGGTTCTTGCAATTGTCGGCCAGACAGGCTCAGGAAAGTCAACCCTTGCACATCTCCTCGCAAATGTAATAAAGCCCGAATATGGAGAAGTATTGTTTATGGGAGGCGACGTCAGAGTGGGAAACTATGGAAACAGGGTCAATGGCATTCAGATAGTATTCCAGGATCCTTTCAGTTCGACAAGCAACAGGTTTACCGTGCACGATGCAGTCAAAGAGCCCCTTTATATCAATAAGATCGGGTCCAATGGAGACAGACAGCGTATGGTTAAAAATGCCCTTGAACTTGTTCGTCTTCCCATTACAGACAATTTCCTGAGGAAATATTGCGGTGAACTAAGCGGCGGGCAGAGGCAGAGGGTTGCACTTGCCAGAGCAATGGTTATGGAGCCGAAACTCCTTATTGCTGATGAGATCACTTCGGCTCTGGATGCTTCAACTTCTGCAAATATATTGCGTCTTTTAAAGGAACTTCAGAACAGGAGAGGATTTGCAATGATATATATTTCACATAACCTCTCCCTGACTCTCAAGATTGCTGACAGGATAGCAGTTATGAATTCTGGAAAGATTGTAGAGCTGGGAAATTCCCATGAAATAATGCTTTCACCTTCTGATGAGTATACAAAAAGGCTCGTGGGTTCAAGAATAGGGCTGTGCTGTCATAATCATTAA